The sequence below is a genomic window from Phaeodactylum tricornutum CCAP 1055/1 chromosome 14, whole genome shotgun sequence.
TACCAGTGCGCGGTCAGATTCTGGTGGGGATCCAAGCGCTTCAAGACGGGCTTGGCGTAGATGGGCATGGCAGCGGTAAAGATGTGTGTTTCGTACTTTTCCGTCACCCGCGCTAAAAACTCGGGCAATCCCGGGCGCATGTGCACGTGAACTAAATCGCCTTCCGGGAGCGATACCTGAAAGGTCTCTACGGAGCCGTTGCGGTGACGattttgtcgttgttgttggagttgaTGCGCATAGGCAGCGGAAGTCGAAGACAAGAATTGCGAATGAATGAGGCATTCATCCATATCCAGAACGACAATTATGTCGGACTCGTATTgcttgtttttgttgtcaTTCTGGACGTGTTGCTGAGAGGCAGAGTTGCTGTACGGGTTATTCGGTCGTAGATTTACAAGATCCTTAACATGGAAAGCAACGGGTTCTCCATTAACGTGAGGGCGGCGTCGTGCGAGACTG
It includes:
- a CDS encoding predicted protein → IIVVLDMDECLIHSQFLSSTSAAYAHQLQQQRQNRHRNGSVETFQVSLPEGDLVHVHMRPGLPEFLARVTEKYETHIFTAAMPIYAKPVLKRLDPHQNLTAHWYRDSCTFHPTTNAYVKQLEVLPPLATNDLSRVVLVDNNPLSFLANPDNGILVSSFYDDPHDDTLEAVWKLLQELEDVPDVRPTLRSRFGLQKALEQ